Genomic segment of Pasteurella multocida subsp. multocida OH4807:
AAATAAGCGTTCAAGAACTGGTAGAAGCGGACACTCACGAGCCGGCATTACAACAGAAAATCGAAAAAACCGAACAAGAACTCAAAGCAGAAATTGCACAAAGAAAACAATTATTGGAGAAACAAGGATGATCGCACTGATTCAACGTGTTACGCAAGCAAAAGTAGAAGCAGATAATCAGATTGTCGGCGAAATTGGACAAGGTTTATTGGTGTTACTTGGTGTACAAAAAGAAGATGACCAAGTTAAAGCCGATCGTTTAATTGAAAAAGTGATTAATTATCGAGTGTTTAGCGATGAAGAAGGCAAGATGAATCTCAATGTGCAACAAATTCATGGGCAAGTGCTTGTCGTTTCTCAATTCACCTTAGCTGCTGATACGCAAAAAGGTTTACGCCCAAGTTTTTCTCGTGGTGCACCGCCCGCTCTTGCAGAAGAGTTATATGATTATGTGGTGAAAAAGTGCGGTGAAAAAATTCCAACTTCTAGCGGTCAATTTGCTGCAGATATGCAGGTCAGTTTAACGAATGATGGTCCCGTCACATTTTGGCTAGAAGTCTAAAGACAAAAAAATAGGACATCACATAATGTCCTATTTTTCCCATCCCTCTTAGCGCTTCGGTAAATAACGTGTTGGATCAACGGATTTACCTTTGTAACGAATTTCAAAGTGAAGTTTCACGCTGTTCGTTCCTGAGCTACCCATTTTAGCAATTTGTTGCCCAGCTCTCACTTCTTCCTGATCTTTCACTAAAATGCTTTCATTGTGCGCATACGCACTTAAATAATCATCATTGTGTTTAATGATAATTAAGTTGCCATAGCCACGTAACGCATTCCCCGCATAAACCACACGTCCTGCCGCTGCCGCATTTACCGCTTGTCCACGTGAGCCCGCAATATCAATCCCTTTATTGCCACCATCAGCCGTCGAGAAACCTTGCACGACGCTGCCTTTTGTTGGCCATTGCCATGCAACGTTAGATACCGTCGCTTTCGTGGTCGGCACAGGAACAGAAACTGGAGAATCAACGACCGGCTGTACAACAGGTTGAGGCGCTGGTGCCGAAGAGGTTGATGCACTGACGCCAGATTTAATCGGACCAATAATCGTGCCATCAGAACCATATTGTGTACCATTTGGACCTGGCGTATAGGTTACTTCTTTTGTTTTAGGTTGATCAACTGCTGGCACCACAGGCTGCGTGACAGGTTGTGGTGTCACAACCGCCCTACCATTTGAAACACGCAACGTTTGACCAACACTTAAACGATAAGGCTCTGACATATTATTTAATGCCGCCAACTCTTTGACGTCTAAACCCGAGATATAAGCAATCAGATACATCGTATCGCCTTTGCGTACAGTATATGTTTCACCTTTATAAAATCCTTTGTCGATTTTACTGTAATCAGGACGATTATTGGTTGGATCTCGAGGAATATTAAAATCTTGACTGACGGACTGTGTTGTCGTGTTGGTCGTTGTCGTCGTGGTACCCACGATTGCAGGAGAAGTGGTCGCGTAGGCATTATTACCATTAGCGACTTTCAATACTTGTCCTGTGCTTAATTGATAAGGCTCTGACAAATGATTTAACGTTGCAATCTCTTTCACACTGAGTCCAGAAATATAAGAAATTAAATACATGCTGTCGCCTTTACGGACAGTATATGTCTCTCCTTTATACGAACCACGTACAATTTTACTGTAATCAGGCTGATGTGTCACAGGGTGACGAGGAATGTCAAAATGTGAGGATGACGTTGAAGTAGATGGCGTGATGGGTGTCGTTGGTTGATATGTAGGTTGTCCCATTCCGCTCGGCATAGTATCGTGTTGTTGAATTTGAGGCTCCCAAGAACCGCTTCCACCCGCCTCAACTGGTTGCATAATACCTGGTGTCAAATTGCCATCTGCACTTTCTACTGGTGCAGGGCCAGTTGAATTACATGCGGTTAATACAGCGATACTGATAGGCAAAAGTAAAAACGACTTTTTCATTTGCTAGTTTCCTCTTTCTTATTTTAAATTCATGCTTAATGCTTAGTAATTTCAGGTAGCCAGCTACCCCCTTCTACTGCGCCAGTACCTGAGACTGGCTCCATAATGCCAGGGCTTAATGTACTTTCATTTTGGACATTTGTTGAACAGGCGCTTAACACTAACATCATAGACAACAATAAAACTAATTTATTCATTTTCAACCTTCAATTATCTCAAAATAACATATGCGATCACAGCTAAAACCACAACAGACCAACCTATTAGCTCAATTGAACGACGCAACTTGTCTGCAAATTTCTCACCACCCCATGCGGCTAACTTTGCCACCAACACAAAACGTGCCGCTCGAGAAACAAATGCTGTCAATAAAAATGGCAAGAAGGCCATTTGCATGACGCCTGCACAAATCATAAAGACTTTATAAGGGATGGGTGAAAATCCTGCGACAAACACCACTAAAATTCCCCATTTTTCAAACCACGAAATCGCCGTTTCCCAATGATGCTGATAACCAAATTGTTGGATATAATGTTGCACAAAATCGACGGCATAATAGCCTAAGCCATAGCCAATAGCCCCGCCAATAACAGAAGCAATGGCGGTGTAAAGCGCAAGTTTCATTGCTATACGCGGTTTTGACATCGCCATCGGAATCAACATCACATCAGGTGGAATCGGGAAAAATATTGCTTCAATAAAACTGGTAAAAGCAAGAAAAAACGTGGCATAACGGTGTTTTGACCATTCCATCGTTTTATCATACATTGTGCCGAAGATGTTCAATCTTATTTCTTCCTAAAAAACTCAAAAACGAGCCATTATTCACTTTCTAACCAATCTTGTAAAGCTTGTAACGAATGATACGCTGTCATATCAGCTTGAATCGGGGTCAAGGATACATACCCCTGCTTCACGGCGTGGAAATCTGTGCCTTCCTGTTCATTTTCAGCTAACCCAGCGGGTCCCACCCAGTAAATCGTCTCACCTCGAGGATCACGTTGTTTAATGACTTCCGCGGCGGCGGCGCGATAACCTAAATGACATACTTTTATCCCTTTCAATTGTTCATAAGGAATATCGGGAACATTAATATTGATTATTTCGCGAGACTTTAAAATTTGCCCATGTAATTTAGGAATCAATTCACAAACCACACGCGCGGCGGTTTCATAATGTTGACGTCCGTCCAAGGAAACAGCAATTGCAGGTAAGCCCAAATAACGCCCTTCTAATGCTGCCGCAACGGTACCTGAATAAATCACATCATCACCTAAATTTACCCCCGCATTGATCCCCGATATCACTAAATCAACTTGCCCAGATAAAAAGCCATTCAGGGCTAAGTACACACAATCTGCAGGTGTACCATTTAAACAATAATCACCATTTGCTAAACGCAAAGGGCGTAGCGGTTCGACTAAAGTCAGTGAGCTTGAAGCAGCACTACGATTACGATCGGGAGCAACAAGTGTCACATCAGCAAATTTGCGTAACTCACGAGCGAGTATTTGAATCCCCTCTGCGTGAATACCATCGTCGTTGCTGAGAAGAATTTTCATGATTTATCCTTATGTTATCCATTGCGTTATTAACGCATTTCCTATTAAAAACTGAACTCACAAGAAGAGCGAAACTTTTATTATGCGACTTTTCTACTTTAACGTTAAATCAGTCTTCTTGTACGTTGACCAACTCTCGTACTAATGCCGTGGCGTAGCTGCCTGCTGGTAAATAAAAAAACAACTTTAGCCCCGCGTCAATAAATTCCCAACGTAGCCCCTGAGGGTGCATGAGGATGGGGCGGCGCGCAGCTTGCATACGCTCTTGTGCCATTAATTTCAATAACGCCTCGTGTTGCTCTACCACTTGATTTTCCAACTCACTCGCTGAAAGAAGTGACTCCCCGACTAATGGGGCTGTGAGCAAAATATCCTGTTTTTCTAACCGCACTTGTAACGCATTCAGATCTTCACGCTCATCCGCTTGGAACCAGCTATGTGAACCTTGTAACTGTAAAATATCACCAGGCAATACTTGATGCGCCAGCTGTAAACGTAAACGTTCTGACACTACTAAATTAAAGATTTCACTGCGCGCCGCAGAAAGATAAAAACTACGTTTTTTGCGATCTTTGACAGTAATTTCACCTCTCGCCCAACGTAATGCTTGCGTAAGATTATGACCATCACGCCCAAAACGCTGTTCCGTAAAATAATTTGGAAAGCCCAACACCTTGAGTGTGTCCAATCGCGCGTTCAATGCTTCTGTTTCTTTCGCGCCGCGTAACAAAATTTCAAAATGATTGCCATCAAGACTGCCTGTACGGATCTTACGGTGATGGCGAGTCACCGCTAAAATCTCCACCCCGTCTAACTGAAATTGGCTGAAATCAGGTGTAGGTTGACCAGGCATATGTAAACAAAACCATTGTTCTGTGATAGCTTTTCGATCTTTTAAGCCGGCATACCCCATATTACGCTCAGAAACACCTGCAAATTTTGCTAATTTTTCACCAACAAAGAGGGTATTGCAGTCTGTTTTACGTACTTTCACTGCGACAAATTCACCGTCACCCGACAGTATATAACCCAGTTCTTCTTTCACGATAAAATCTGCACATTCGGCTTTCAGAAGTGCAGTCTGTTTTTCGTCACTTCCCATATATTGTGACGACTGTAAATAAGCGAGCTTCATGTATTCCTTGTTAATAGAGTAATAAAGGCGAACTGCAAGGCTCGCCTTTATTGTTTTATCTGATTGGAGAAAACTGTGTTAACACGACTTTCTGATAAAAAATTAGGCTTTGACGACTAACGCTACAGCCTCACAGGCAATGCCTTCACCACGTCCCGTAAAACCTAACTTTTCACTTGTCGTCGCTTTAACATTCACTTGTTCAATATCACACGCAAGATCTTCGGCAATGGCGGCACGCATCGCATCAATATGTGGGCGCATTTTAGGTGCTTGAGCGATGATTGTCACATCGACGTTACCCACAGTGTACCCTTTCGCTTGTACCTGAGCATAGGCTTCACGCAATAAACCGCGACTATCTGCGCCTTTGTATTGCATATCGGTATCTGGAAAAAGCTTGCCAATATCCCCTAGCGCAACAGCTCCCAATAACGCATCAGTGAGTGCGTGAAGGGCGACATCACCATCTGAATGCGCAAGTAACCCTTTCTCATAAGGCACCGCAACACCACCAATAATAATCGGACCCTCACCCCCAAAGGCGTGAACATCAAAACCATGACCAATTCGAATATTCATCATTTTTTCTTCTCTTATTGTGCTTTTCTGGTTAAATAAAATTCAGCTAATGCCAAATCTTCAGGACGGGTCACTTTAATGTTATCACTGCGCCCTGCGACTAAGTGCGGTCGATATCCCGCAAATTCCATCGCTGAAGCCTCATCCGTCACGGATACCCCTTGTGCCAATGCGTGTTCTAATGCTTGTGCTAAAGTTTCTACAGGGAAAAATTGTGGCGTATGCGCCAGCCAAAGCTGTGAACGATCTTCAGTGTGCTGAATGTGTAAATTGTCCAACGTACGTTTAATGGTATCTGTAACAGGTGTGGCTAGAATCGCACCGTTTTCATCATCAACCTGCACTAATTTATCCAGATCTTGATGAGTTAAACAAGGACGGGCTGCATCATGCACCATGACCCAAAAATCTGTTGCATGTTGTGCCGCCTTTCTTACTGCATTAATCCCGTTTAATACTGAATCTGCACGATTTTCACCGCCCTCAACCACTTGGATTTTCGGGTGTGTTAATAAGGATAAACGAGAAATATAAGGATCCTGTGGCGCAACCGCTAACACAATTTTTTCGATCAAAGGATAAGTTAACAACACAGATAACGTATGCTCTAAAATCGTTTTTCCGTGAATTTGCAGATATTGTTTCGGCTTATCTGCCCGCATACGACTACCAACTCCTGCGGCAGGCACAACTGCAACAATTTTACGTTGAATCACCTGCTTCATTATTTCTGCTCTTTCACAATGTGATAAAAAGTTTCATCGGATTTCACCATATCATGCTGGAACCTTGCTCGCTCTTCGATGGCTTCAACCCCTTGTTTGAGATCTTTAATTTCAGCTGCAATCACTTGATTACGTTGTGACAACTTTTCATTTTCTTGTTTATGTTGGGTGATCTGTTGTGCCGTTTGTTTGTAATCCAAATAGCCATTTTTGCCAAACCAAAAATCATATTGGAATAGCAATAACACCGCGACTAATAAAAAAAGAAATAAACGCATACTTGTTCAGCCAGTTACCCACAAAGTAGATAGTTTACCGCGAAATCAAAAAAAATACCGCATATTATCCCGCAAATTAACGTAAATTTTGCGATATCCCAATAAAAAAGCCTCATCATTTCAAGTCATGATGAGGCATGTGATTCTGATAAATTCGATTACATATTCGCCACAATATCTTTCGCAAATTCAGACGTTGAGCGTAATTTTGCGCCTTCTAACATTTCTGCAAAATCAAATGTGACTGTTTTATCTGCGATAGTTTTTGATACCGCTTTCACCACTAAATCTGCCGCCTCTAACCAACCTAAATGACGTAACATCATTTCGCCACTTAAAATCAATGAACCTGGGTTGCCTTTATCTTGACCCGCAATTTTCGGTGCCGTACCGTGTGTTGCTTCAAAAATCGCGGCTTCTGCACCAATGTTTGCCCCTGGCGAAATCCCAATACCGCCCACTTGTGCCGCTAACGCATCTGAGATGTAGTCGCCATTCAAGTTAAGTGTTGCAATCACATCATATTCTGTTGGGTGAAGTAGAATTTCTTGCAAAAAGGCATCCGCAATGCTGTCTTTGATGATGATGTCTCTGCCTGATTTTGGATTTTTTAATTTCATCCAAGGGCCGCCGTCCAGCAACTCGGCACCAAACTCTTTCGCTACTTCATAGCCCCACTCTTTGAACGCGCCTTCGGTAAATTTCATAATGTTACCTTTGTGCACAAGAGTAAGTGATTTGCGGTCATTGTCGATCACATATTGCAATGCCGCACGCACTAAACGTTGGGTACCTTGTTTTGAAACCGGTTTGATACCAATGCCACAATCTTCAGTGAAACGGATTTTCTTCACACCCATTTCTTTTTGTAAAAACGCAATCACTTTGTTCGCTTCTGCAGAGCCTGCCACCCATTCCACTCCGGCATAAATATCTTCAGAGTTTTCGCGGAAAATCACCATATCCACGAGTTCAGGGTGTTTCACTGGGCTTGGTGTTCCCTCGTAATAACGAATTGGACGTAAGCAGTTATATAAATCTAAGCCTTGACGCATAGCCACATTCAACGAACGAATCCCACCACCGACTGGGGTCATTAAAGGCCCTTTGATCGCCACATGATAATCACGGATAAATTCCATCGTTTCATCTGGTAGCCATGTATTTTCACCATATACTTCATTTGCTTTACCGCCTGCATAAATTTCCATCCAGGCAATTTTACGTTTACCACCATAGGCTTTTTCTACCGCCGCATCAATCACCGTTCGCATCGCAGGCGTCACATCTACACCAATACCATCCCCTTCAATAAAAGGAATAATCGGGTTATTTGGCACAATAAGCGCCCCTTTTTCGTCAAGTTGAATTTTTTCACCTTGTGGGATCACGACTTTTGATTGCATATCATTTCTTCCTTATTCTGTTGCCTATGATAGTATAAACACTCGCTCGAACGAGATTATTCATACAAAACTATTGGAACTGAATAAAGTTCGCAAGCACTTATTAAGAAATTGTTAAAAAATTTCTTCGTTTTTCGATCTAGATCCCATTTTCAACTTAAATACTTTTTTATGAATATAAAATTCACTGCCAAACCCGTATCGCGTCCCCTAAAAACCTCACCACGAACGTCTAAACTCACGACGACAGGCTATGTGACGACAAGAAAAAAAAGCGCACGTCGTTTACCGAGTAAAGCAACGCGCGGGTTTTCGGACACCACAGTGATACTCTTTAACAAGCCTTACGATGTGCTCACTCAATTTAGCGACGAAAACGGACGCACTACACTCAAAGATTTTATTCCCATTGCAGATGTGTATCCTGCGGGGCGCCTAGACCGAGACAGTGAGGGCTTGGTGTTGCTTACCAATAACGGCGAAATTCAGCACCGTTTAGCCGAACCGAAATTCAAAACTGAAAAAACGTATTTCGCCCAAGTGGAAGGTATTCCGCAAGAGTCGGATTTAAACCTGCTTCGTCAAGGCGTGGTGCTCAATGATGGTAAAACATTGCCAGCAAAAGTGCGGTTAGTTTCTGAGCCAAATTGGTTATGGGAACGCAATCCTCCCATTCGTGAACGCAAAAACATTCCGATAAGTTGGCTAGAAATCAAAATTAGCGAAGGGCGTAATCGTCAAGTACGTCGTATGACAGCCCATATCGGCTTTCCAACCTTGCGTTTAATCCGTTATCAAATGGCATTACTGACTTTAGATAATCTGCCACAAGGGCAATACCGCCAACTTTCTGAAGCAGACTTGACCGCACTTTATCACCAATTACAATTAAAAAAATAAGGACATCCCATGCATAAACCGAATGTGACACTTGCTTGTGTCGTACATTGCAAAGGCAAATTTCTATTTGTAGAAGAAGCAGAACACGGCAAACTCACCTTAAATCAACCCGCAGGACATTTAGAAGCAGATGAAAGTCTATTGGAAGGCGCAAAACGTGAGCTGTTTGAAGAAACAGGCATTCAAGCAGAGATGCAAAGCCTAATTAAAATCTACCAATGGCATGCCCCACGCAGCCAAACGGATTTTCTCCGTTTCACTTTCGCCGTTGAGCTTGATGATTGGTACCCAATTCAACCACAAGATCCCGACATTACCCGTGGTTTATGGCTCACTTTAGACGAATTTTATGACTATATTCAAAAAGAAGGTCAATGTGAGCGCAGCCCATTAGTAATTGAGTCAATCAAGGATTATTTAAAAGGCGAATTTTCACCGATTGCGTTGTTGAAAGCATTTGAGTGATCCGTTTACAACATACGATCAGGGCTGAAAAAGAAAATGCGGTCAAATTTGACCGCATTTTTTGGGGTTTTGTGTGAAATTAGAATTTGCTTAATAACATCGCTTCTAATTTTTCTTGGTCGGCAGCGAATTTACGGATACCGTCTGCCAATTTTTCCACCGCCATGGCATCGCTATTGTGTTGCCAATAGAACTCAGCTTCAGTTAATGGCTGTGGTTTCGCTTTTACTTCACCAGTGTAGTTTAATTTACGCTCAAGTGGGCTGTTGTTTTCTTGTAACGCTTTTAACAACGCAGGGGCGATCGTTAAACGGTCACAGCCTGCTAATTCAGTGATTTCACCTACGTTACGGAAACTTGCCCCCATGACGATGGTTTTGTAACCGTGTTGTTTGTAGTAGTTGTAGATTTTAGTCACTGAAATGACACCTGGATCTTCTGCTGGTGCGTATTCTTTTTGGTCGCTGTTTGCTTTGTACCAGTCAAGGATACGACCAACGAATGGCGAAATTAAATAAACACCCGCTTCTGCACAGGCGCGCGCTTGTGCTTCAGAGAATAGTAAGGTTAGGTTACAGTTGATGCCTTGTTTTTCAAGTTCTTCTGCCGCACGGATACCTTGCCAAGTTGACGCGATTTTGATTAGGATACGATCGTTTGCAATGCCCGCTTCGTTATAAAGTGCGATGAGTTTTTTCGCTTTTTCGATCGTTGCCGCGGTGTCGTAAGAAAGACGTGCGTCAACTTCTGTTGAAATGCGTCCTGGGACGATTTTTAAGATTTCTAAACCGATATTTACTGCCAATTTATCTTCAGCATCGATTAATTGTTGTTTGGAACACTGACTTTTCGCTTTGGCATAAGCAATGGCATCATCGATTAATGGTGCATACTGTGGCAATGCCGCTGCGCTTAAAATTAAGGACGGATTGGTTGTTGCATCTTCTGGTTGGTATGTTTTGATTGCATCAATATCACCAGTATCTGCAACCACCACTGTCATATTGCGAAGAGCATCAAGTTGTGTAGTCATAATTTCCCTCTACTTTGAATTACGATTCATTTGCTGTTAACTTGTATACAATAGCATATCAAAGCAAAAATGGAATGATCTTTCTTGCCCTTTTTGAATGGCAAACGCTTGCTTTAAAATTGTAAAAAATACACCGCACCTTTGAAGGAGGAGTTAATGAAAACACGTTGTAATTGGGTGGGAAATTCGCCGATTTATATTAATTATCACGATAATGAATGGGGTAAACCAGAATATGACTGTTTGAAATTATTCGAGAAAATTTGCTTTGAGGGACAGCAAGCCGGTTTATCTTGGATTACGGTGTTGAAAAAGCGTGAAAACTATCGCAACGCGTTTCATCAATTTGATCCTGAAAAAATCGCAAAAATGACCGCACTTGATGTGGATAAATTAATGGAAGATGCAGGGCTGATTCGTCATCGTAAAAAGCTCGAAGCGATTATCACCAATGCGAAAGCCTATCTTGAGATGCAAAAGCGCGGTGAAAATTTTAGCGATTTTATTTGGGCGTTTGTGAATTATCAACCGCAACTCAATGATGTGCCAGATTTATCTTGCGTACCCACTAAAACGTTGACTTCCATTGCGATGTCTAAAGCCTTGAAAAAACGTGGCTTTGTGTTTGTCGGCGAAACCACCTGCTATGCGTTTATGCAGTCCATGGGGCTAGTAAACGATCACCAAAATGATTGTTGGTGTAAATAATATGCCTTTAGATCATTTTCCAGTATAATCGATGCAGTTTTAGCTTAAATACGGTTATCCAATGAAAAAAAATTCTTATACATTCCTTTCTGTCGCCATTCTGAGCGCACTTTATAGTACGGCAAGTCGAGCAGATCTTAAACTGCAATGCCTGGCAGGTGTGCCTCATTTTTCAGGTGAAATCGTGACAGAAAACCCAAATGACTTACCTGTATATATTGAAGCAGATCGCGCTACGCTGACACAATCTGGTCGTGCAACTTATGAAGGTAATGTAGACGTTCAGCAAGGTAATCGTCACTTAACAGCACATAGTGCAGAAATTTCTCAGTTGCATGAAAATGAAGCGCTACACCGTCGTGTCAACATACAAGGTGGATTTGATTATCGTGATCATCAGATTTACTTAACAGGGCAAGAAGCACACATTAACTTAAATAATAAAGACACCGATATTAAACAAGCCCAATATCAGTTAGTTGATAGACAAGGACGAGGGGAGGCAGAGGATGTCACACTACGTGATGACTACCGAGTGATGAAAAATGCCTCGTTTACCTCTTGCTTACCGAATGATAATGCGTGGTCAATTGAAGCTAAAGAAATCCGTCAATATATTCAAGATGAATATGCAGAAATGTGGCATGCACATTTGAAAGTAAAAGGCGTGCCTGTCTTCTATACGCCTTATTTACAATTACCGATTGGCGATCGCCGCCGTTCAGGATTATTAATTCCGAATTTTGGAACCTCAAGCCGTGATGGTTATTTTTATGCACAACCAATTTATTGGAATATTGCCCCAAATCTGGATGCGACATTTACTCCCAAATACATGTCACATCGTGGCTGGCAACTGAATGGCGAATTTCGCTATTTAAGCCCAATTGGTGAAGGCAAAATTGCAGGCGAATATCTTGGTTCCGATCGGCTTATGGATTATCAAAACGATAACCGCTCACGCCATCTTTTTTACTGGACTCACCACTCCAGTTTCTTACAACACTGGCGTTTGAATGTAGACTATACGCGAGTCAGTGATAAACGTTATTTCGCTGATTTTGATTCAAACTATGGTTCGAGCACCGATGGGTATGCCGATCAATATCTACGTATTGCTTACTATCAACCAGACTACAACTTGGCAGTGTCTGTAAAACAATTCCAGATATTTGACGAAGTGGATATCGGACCTTATCGTGCTTTACCGCAAATTGATTTCAATTACTACAAAAATAATTTATTGGATGGGCTACTGGATTTTAAATTATTTTCCCAAGCAGTACATTTTGATAATGACAGTCCATTAATGCCAAAAGCATGGCGTTTTCATCTTGAACCAAGTGTAAATCTCCCCCTTTCCAATCAGTATGGTAGCTTAAATATTGAAACAAAATTTTATGCTACCCACTATCAACAACAAGAAGGGGATGAAAGCCGCGCAGAAGAAGTCCGACGCACGATCAATCGTATGATACCGCAACTGAAGATCGACTTACAGACCGTCTTAGCGAGCCATCAAACGGTTATTGAGGGGTACACTCAAACACTCGAACCGCATGTACAATATTTGTATCGTCCTTATAAAGATCAAAGTAATATTGGTTCAAAATTAAATAATGCCTATTTAGGTTTTGGTTATGATTCCTCATTATTGCAACAAGACTATTTTGCCTTGTTCCGTGATCGTCGTTATAGTGGTTTAGATCGCATTGCATCGGCTAACCAGTTTACATTAGGCGGTACGACACGCTTTTATGA
This window contains:
- a CDS encoding hypothetical protein (COG0538 Isocitrate dehydrogenases) — protein: MQSKVVIPQGEKIQLDEKGALIVPNNPIIPFIEGDGIGVDVTPAMRTVIDAAVEKAYGGKRKIAWMEIYAGGKANEVYGENTWLPDETMEFIRDYHVAIKGPLMTPVGGGIRSLNVAMRQGLDLYNCLRPIRYYEGTPSPVKHPELVDMVIFRENSEDIYAGVEWVAGSAEANKVIAFLQKEMGVKKIRFTEDCGIGIKPVSKQGTQRLVRAALQYVIDNDRKSLTLVHKGNIMKFTEGAFKEWGYEVAKEFGAELLDGGPWMKLKNPKSGRDIIIKDSIADAFLQEILLHPTEYDVIATLNLNGDYISDALAAQVGGIGISPGANIGAEAAIFEATHGTAPKIAGQDKGNPGSLILSGEMMLRHLGWLEAADLVVKAVSKTIADKTVTFDFAEMLEGAKLRSTSEFAKDIVANM
- the surE gene encoding 5'(3')-nucleotidase/polyphosphatase (COG0496 Predicted acid phosphatase) — protein: MKILLSNDDGIHAEGIQILARELRKFADVTLVAPDRNRSAASSSLTLVEPLRPLRLANGDYCLNGTPADCVYLALNGFLSGQVDLVISGINAGVNLGDDVIYSGTVAAALEGRYLGLPAIAVSLDGRQHYETAARVVCELIPKLHGQILKSREIININVPDIPYEQLKGIKVCHLGYRAAAAEVIKQRDPRGETIYWVGPAGLAENEQEGTDFHAVKQGYVSLTPIQADMTAYHSLQALQDWLESE
- a CDS encoding outer membrane antigenic lipoprotein B — protein: MNKLVLLLSMMLVLSACSTNVQNESTLSPGIMEPVSGTGAVEGGSWLPEITKH
- the ftsB gene encoding cell division protein FtsB (COG2919 Septum formation initiator); translation: MRLFLFLLVAVLLLFQYDFWFGKNGYLDYKQTAQQITQHKQENEKLSQRNQVIAAEIKDLKQGVEAIEERARFQHDMVKSDETFYHIVKEQK
- a CDS encoding LppB (COG1238 Predicted membrane protein); its protein translation is MNIFGTMYDKTMEWSKHRYATFFLAFTSFIEAIFFPIPPDVMLIPMAMSKPRIAMKLALYTAIASVIGGAIGYGLGYYAVDFVQHYIQQFGYQHHWETAISWFEKWGILVVFVAGFSPIPYKVFMICAGVMQMAFLPFLLTAFVSRAARFVLVAKLAAWGGEKFADKLRRSIELIGWSVVVLAVIAYVILR
- a CDS encoding D-tyrosyl-tRNA(Tyr) deacylase (COG1490 D-Tyr-tRNAtyr deacylase), whose protein sequence is MIALIQRVTQAKVEADNQIVGEIGQGLLVLLGVQKEDDQVKADRLIEKVINYRVFSDEEGKMNLNVQQIHGQVLVVSQFTLAADTQKGLRPSFSRGAPPALAEELYDYVVKKCGEKIPTSSGQFAADMQVSLTNDGPVTFWLEV
- a CDS encoding 2-C-methyl-D-erythritol 2,4-cyclo diphosphate synthase (COG0245 2C-methyl-D-erythritol 2,4-cyclodiphosphate synthase); this encodes MNIRIGHGFDVHAFGGEGPIIIGGVAVPYEKGLLAHSDGDVALHALTDALLGAVALGDIGKLFPDTDMQYKGADSRGLLREAYAQVQAKGYTVGNVDVTIIAQAPKMRPHIDAMRAAIAEDLACDIEQVNVKATTSEKLGFTGRGEGIACEAVALVVKA
- a CDS encoding hypothetical protein (COG0739 Membrane proteins related to metalloendopeptidases): MKKSFLLLPISIAVLTACNSTGPAPVESADGNLTPGIMQPVEAGGSGSWEPQIQQHDTMPSGMGQPTYQPTTPITPSTSTSSSHFDIPRHPVTHQPDYSKIVRGSYKGETYTVRKGDSMYLISYISGLSVKEIATLNHLSEPYQLSTGQVLKVANGNNAYATTSPAIVGTTTTTTNTTTQSVSQDFNIPRDPTNNRPDYSKIDKGFYKGETYTVRKGDTMYLIAYISGLDVKELAALNNMSEPYRLSVGQTLRVSNGRAVVTPQPVTQPVVPAVDQPKTKEVTYTPGPNGTQYGSDGTIIGPIKSGVSASTSSAPAPQPVVQPVVDSPVSVPVPTTKATVSNVAWQWPTKGSVVQGFSTADGGNKGIDIAGSRGQAVNAAAAGRVVYAGNALRGYGNLIIIKHNDDYLSAYAHNESILVKDQEEVRAGQQIAKMGSSGTNSVKLHFEIRYKGKSVDPTRYLPKR
- the ispD gene encoding 2-C-methyl-D-erythritol 4-phosphate cytidylyltransferase (COG1211 4-diphosphocytidyl-2-methyl-D-erithritol synthase), coding for MKQVIQRKIVAVVPAAGVGSRMRADKPKQYLQIHGKTILEHTLSVLLTYPLIEKIVLAVAPQDPYISRLSLLTHPKIQVVEGGENRADSVLNGINAVRKAAQHATDFWVMVHDAARPCLTHQDLDKLVQVDDENGAILATPVTDTIKRTLDNLHIQHTEDRSQLWLAHTPQFFPVETLAQALEHALAQGVSVTDEASAMEFAGYRPHLVAGRSDNIKVTRPEDLALAEFYLTRKAQ
- the truD gene encoding tRNA pseudouridine synthase D (COG0585 Uncharacterized conserved protein), producing MKLAYLQSSQYMGSDEKQTALLKAECADFIVKEELGYILSGDGEFVAVKVRKTDCNTLFVGEKLAKFAGVSERNMGYAGLKDRKAITEQWFCLHMPGQPTPDFSQFQLDGVEILAVTRHHRKIRTGSLDGNHFEILLRGAKETEALNARLDTLKVLGFPNYFTEQRFGRDGHNLTQALRWARGEITVKDRKKRSFYLSAARSEIFNLVVSERLRLQLAHQVLPGDILQLQGSHSWFQADEREDLNALQVRLEKQDILLTAPLVGESLLSASELENQVVEQHEALLKLMAQERMQAARRPILMHPQGLRWEFIDAGLKLFFYLPAGSYATALVRELVNVQED